The genomic DNA TCGAAAAGACCCTGCAGGAGGGTCAGAAATTTCTAGAAGGTGGTAAGCCGCAACAAGGAGACAAGGACTCTGGCGAGGATAGCGCGGGCAAGCGCAAGCAGGCCTCCCGCACCACGGCAAAAGACGCTGGGAAGGATGGAGCTCCACATGGCACGCCCTCCACGGGCTCAGCTCAAGCCTCTGGTACTCCGCGAAAGTCCGGTTCTGGTTCTGGGGCTACGACCCACCACTCTGCTAGCCGTGTGAATGATTCTGCCTCCACTGCGAAATCCGGCAAAAGCGCGGCTACTGGCAGGAGCTCGCACCGTTCTGCTTCCACCAGCGGTTCTTCCCACTCGACGGCCAAAAAGTCCACCGGCTCACGGGACGCAAAGTCTACTAAGCGTACTAAGGGCAAGGCTGCGGGCTCCGCTAGTGCACAGCAGGTTCCGGATGCCGGTGCTGCGGAAGGCAGGGACTCTGAGAATGTGCTGACTAATGCCGCTGCGTATACCGCTACCCTGGCAAAAAGTAGCTTCTGGGCGGGACTTCTAGCCGGACTAGGCGCATTCGCGCTGGTGCTCGGCATCGGCCTGTTGGTCTATGTCCAGTTCTACCGCAAGAAGAAGGCCCCAACCCAGCAGCCTGCCGATGATGCTACGACCCACCTGCCGCGCGTCGACTAGCACAGTGCTCTTGAGCAGCCAACAATAGAACTAGGCCCAGAGGTTCTCTCCTCTGGGCCTTATCCGTAGCTAAGCGCCGCGGTTTTATACCCTGGCCTTGGATGAGAGGAAGTCCCAGACCACCCGTGGAGTATCTGGCTGCCAGAACCAGGTGTGGTCCTGTGGAACCTTGACCAGCTGTACATCCTTCTGGCAGCCGTTGAAGCTCAGGCGTTCGGAACCGCCAGCCTCCGGAATGGCTTGGAAGGTCATATCGCATCGATTGCGCTTCAGGTAGCCGCCAAGCACGGTGCGCACTGGCAAGTAACCAGCCTCGTGCCGGTCACCGCCTGCATAGGTCATCATCTTGTCATTAACACCATGCATGATGAGGGTATTCATCGGCGCATCGGCACAGTTGACCTCGACCGGGTTATAAAATGCACCCGAGACCATGGCTACAGCCGCGAAGGTATCTTGGGCGTGGCAGCCCAGCACAGAGGTAAACCCGCCGCCGTTGGACATGCCCATGGCGTACACGCGGTTGCGGTCAACATGGTAATCCTTGTCTACCGCGTCGAGAATGCGCTTGATGAAGCGGATGTCCTCACCATCGCGGGTCTTGGCATAGGGCGCTGCCTCCCAAGCGCGCTCAAAGCCCTCCGGGTAGACGATGATTGCCTCATTATTAGCGTCAGTAGTCTGCATGCGCGCATAGCCGGAGTAATTTTCTGGGGAATCTCCCCAGCCGCCAAAGCCGAAAAGTACCGGCGCAGCCTTGTCGGGCGAATAATGATTTGGAATGCGCAGCAAGTATCGACGAGTCTTGCCTTCATGCTCCATCTCTAGCGACTGCATGGAGCCAGGCTTAAACGGAGGATTCGGGCTAATAGTGGTATCCCC from Corynebacterium tuberculostearicum includes the following:
- a CDS encoding alpha/beta hydrolase-fold protein codes for the protein MANITKFLRRSLYLILSAALASAALLCAYPAHAQEEPVPAPAPAPQPVSQPVPAPAPAPAPAPAPADAQPVTPQPDGSHLVPEGAKESTPAPAENSGKINAPEPAPNGSSLPEPAPQPEMGDTTISPNPPFKPGSMQSLEMEHEGKTRRYLLRIPNHYSPDKAAPVLFGFGGWGDSPENYSGYARMQTTDANNEAIIVYPEGFERAWEAAPYAKTRDGEDIRFIKRILDAVDKDYHVDRNRVYAMGMSNGGGFTSVLGCHAQDTFAAVAMVSGAFYNPVEVNCADAPMNTLIMHGVNDKMMTYAGGDRHEAGYLPVRTVLGGYLKRNRCDMTFQAIPEAGGSERLSFNGCQKDVQLVKVPQDHTWFWQPDTPRVVWDFLSSKARV